From one Rhodovulum sp. ES.010 genomic stretch:
- a CDS encoding TniQ family protein, translated as MNGHLYPRLPFSADETPVSFASRLAAFHTEGTLPAFLATMDIKLMELAGGSEGAIARLADISGEDPEILAENAVRMVGRRRYRLRGQEISAEFLRGKHAAFCPACLLADDAEGGEPAVQRRGRLIWSLRAVRTCPVHHLALIERPSTSWGDFALNLEERVPERGSGLEALIARTSERACSPLQDYVVDRLDRRPGPAWLDGQTLEQAVRAAEMLGVLLEFGPTPDLNAFMPDDWDRAGRAGFAVASGGEGAIREMLSAVQGAFRYGGSKPGPQKVFGRLYQWLASSKARKDPGDLKRILRDHVFDSFELPDGAQVLGGTLECRRFHSVASLARECGQDTRTLRHVLIAHGLVPDDPEAGPHQIFDAEMGRTVAASITRIVHVISLPKALNCTRPQAAQLLDERVLAPLLDGAAPGPGRLGKAIDARDVSAFLEKLRSAARPVDQVPEGLVPIAKAAEKVSAPSVEILHLVLGGFLENVVRLNGVEGYAAIHVDPVEVRWRVGEIMFGLSPAEAFGRLKIPNATGWALAASGPEGAILPSIPVRGPNGRHEFRRFREEEVADCAAAYTTRPRIANALGIEIAELRNRLRAVSVRPFFPKRHIGVDLYRVADLPSPFRP; from the coding sequence CGGCTGGCGGCCTTTCACACCGAAGGGACGCTGCCCGCGTTCCTGGCGACCATGGACATCAAGCTCATGGAACTTGCCGGCGGTTCGGAGGGCGCCATCGCGCGTCTCGCCGATATTTCCGGGGAAGACCCCGAAATCCTCGCGGAGAATGCGGTCCGGATGGTAGGCCGCCGCCGGTACCGTTTGCGCGGACAGGAGATCTCGGCAGAATTCCTCCGTGGCAAACACGCGGCTTTCTGCCCGGCATGCCTTCTTGCGGACGATGCCGAGGGAGGCGAACCGGCGGTTCAGCGCCGCGGGCGTCTGATCTGGAGCCTCCGCGCGGTCCGGACCTGCCCGGTTCACCATCTTGCGCTGATCGAGCGTCCTTCCACCTCCTGGGGCGATTTTGCGCTGAATCTGGAAGAACGCGTTCCCGAGCGGGGTTCCGGCCTCGAAGCCCTGATTGCCCGGACGTCTGAACGGGCGTGCTCGCCCCTGCAGGACTACGTCGTCGACCGGCTCGACCGGAGGCCGGGTCCGGCCTGGCTCGACGGCCAGACGCTCGAACAGGCGGTTCGGGCTGCCGAGATGCTTGGTGTGCTTCTCGAGTTCGGGCCGACGCCGGACCTCAATGCCTTCATGCCGGACGATTGGGACCGTGCCGGTCGGGCGGGATTTGCCGTCGCCTCCGGGGGCGAGGGCGCCATTCGGGAGATGCTTTCGGCCGTGCAAGGCGCGTTCCGGTACGGTGGCAGCAAGCCGGGGCCCCAGAAGGTCTTCGGCCGCCTGTACCAGTGGCTGGCGTCTTCGAAGGCCCGAAAGGATCCGGGCGATTTGAAACGGATTCTCCGCGACCATGTTTTCGACTCGTTCGAGCTGCCGGACGGTGCGCAGGTTCTCGGCGGCACCCTCGAATGCCGGCGGTTCCACTCCGTCGCCTCGCTCGCCAGGGAATGCGGGCAAGACACCCGGACGCTCAGGCACGTCCTGATCGCCCATGGGCTTGTGCCGGACGATCCGGAGGCCGGGCCGCACCAGATCTTCGACGCGGAGATGGGGCGCACGGTGGCGGCGTCGATCACCCGCATCGTGCACGTGATCTCGTTGCCGAAAGCGCTCAACTGCACGCGACCGCAGGCTGCTCAGTTGCTCGACGAGCGGGTTCTGGCGCCTCTGCTCGACGGCGCGGCGCCTGGCCCCGGCCGTCTCGGGAAGGCAATCGACGCCCGGGACGTTTCAGCCTTCCTCGAGAAGCTCCGGTCGGCTGCGCGGCCGGTCGATCAGGTTCCGGAGGGGCTCGTCCCGATCGCGAAGGCCGCGGAGAAAGTGTCGGCGCCCAGCGTCGAGATCCTGCACCTCGTGCTGGGGGGATTTCTGGAGAACGTGGTCCGGCTGAACGGGGTGGAGGGATATGCCGCAATCCATGTCGATCCGGTGGAGGTGAGGTGGCGGGTCGGGGAGATCATGTTCGGGCTCTCGCCGGCCGAGGCCTTCGGCCGGCTCAAGATCCCGAACGCGACAGGATGGGCCCTTGCGGCTTCGGGGCCGGAGGGCGCGATCCTGCCGTCCATCCCGGTTCGCGGCCCGAACGGTCGGCATGAGTTCCGGCGGTTCCGGGAGGAGGAGGTCGCGGACTGCGCGGCGGCATACACGACGCGACCCCGGATCGCGAACGCGCTGGGAATCGAGATTGCCGAACTTCGCAACCGGTTGAGGGCGGTATCCGTTCGACCGTTCTTCCCGAAACGGCACATCGGTGTCGATCTCTATCGAGTCGCCGATCTCCCGTCACCATTTCGCCCTTAA
- a CDS encoding Mu transposase C-terminal domain-containing protein encodes MSLDFDRRFPRFQIGREDRVTIDGQAFRLGYMMQDAYALVPAEGEGAAQVFEFGHLNRLNAAGKVRHEIEHFLPKELRTRRQPSGGTGSSLATLTPGQRARIDQRYALVEAFNEVRAEGVMQMTDASIEAHMDDICRRASAYLADQVDPELEWRKQQAAAGKGRKPKGGGTLQMVAPVHPTTLRRWVARVAKSGKAGLIDRFSNRGNRTSYFTAEENALLGKTVRESYLTLNRAPMSKTVTDVQRAFRKENADRLADGRPPLRVPSREAVRQCIKSFSRFEVLVSRYGEQEAMKRLRPVGRGLEVSRPFERVEIDEWKIDLVTIMAKAGMREYYTEEELKDLGLDDGKGRWWLVAAIDCRTKLIVGMTLTRNPKTSAAAQCLRMVVSDKGRFANAAGAQVAWNQFATPELLVSDNGAAFKSTAFTDTCATLDITLERTIAGLPGMRGHIERVFQTAATRLLPMLNGRTFGDVATRGDHPAEARACLDTEDLCYSLVRWIVDVYHNTPHEGLGVRTPLQQWESDLMDGNFPLRAAPEMRTKRCAFGLRLNRRLTREGLRVLGVRYHHEALAATVIEGGHKTVELRWDPEDLGAVEVVIDGQAHEARAVHDGFDGVDAHTWIAARRALRAKSASRKAWEEEVVFRALDDIEALNTRKQLQYGLVDKPITAERLKHLEESLFAGFHITGNTPKTRTPLDGVGRVIEPRAPEEEPQASIAQTPDAPRPARPRSSNSWTIRKPGSPG; translated from the coding sequence ATGAGCCTGGATTTCGACCGCCGTTTCCCCCGCTTCCAGATCGGTCGCGAGGACCGCGTGACGATCGACGGTCAGGCGTTCCGTCTCGGTTACATGATGCAAGACGCCTATGCCCTGGTCCCTGCCGAGGGCGAGGGTGCGGCCCAGGTTTTCGAGTTCGGGCATCTGAACCGGCTCAACGCCGCCGGCAAGGTCCGGCACGAGATCGAGCATTTCCTGCCGAAAGAGCTGCGCACCCGGCGCCAGCCCAGCGGTGGAACAGGGTCCTCGCTGGCCACGCTGACACCCGGGCAGCGCGCGCGGATCGACCAGCGGTACGCCCTGGTCGAAGCGTTCAACGAGGTCCGCGCCGAGGGCGTGATGCAGATGACCGACGCCTCCATCGAGGCGCATATGGACGATATCTGCCGGCGTGCATCCGCGTATCTGGCCGACCAGGTCGACCCGGAGCTTGAATGGCGCAAGCAGCAAGCCGCAGCGGGCAAGGGTCGGAAGCCCAAAGGTGGTGGAACCCTTCAGATGGTTGCTCCCGTACATCCGACCACGCTTCGGCGCTGGGTGGCCCGCGTCGCAAAATCCGGCAAGGCGGGACTGATCGATCGGTTCTCGAATCGCGGCAACCGGACGAGCTATTTCACCGCCGAAGAGAACGCCCTGCTCGGGAAGACCGTTCGGGAAAGCTACCTGACCCTCAACCGAGCGCCGATGTCGAAGACCGTGACCGACGTCCAGCGCGCGTTCAGGAAGGAGAATGCCGACCGCTTGGCCGACGGGCGCCCGCCGCTCCGCGTTCCCAGCCGCGAGGCCGTGCGCCAGTGCATCAAGTCGTTCAGCCGCTTCGAGGTGCTCGTGTCCCGCTACGGCGAACAGGAGGCGATGAAAAGACTTCGGCCGGTCGGGCGTGGGCTCGAGGTCTCCCGCCCGTTCGAACGGGTCGAGATCGACGAGTGGAAGATCGATCTCGTGACGATCATGGCCAAGGCGGGAATGCGCGAGTATTACACCGAGGAAGAGCTCAAGGATCTCGGCCTCGATGACGGCAAAGGCCGCTGGTGGCTGGTGGCCGCGATCGATTGCCGGACGAAGCTCATCGTGGGCATGACGCTGACGCGGAATCCCAAGACCAGCGCCGCCGCCCAGTGCCTGCGCATGGTGGTCAGCGACAAGGGCCGGTTCGCGAACGCCGCGGGTGCACAGGTCGCGTGGAACCAGTTCGCGACGCCGGAGCTGCTGGTGTCCGACAACGGCGCGGCGTTCAAATCGACCGCATTCACCGACACCTGCGCGACGCTCGATATCACGCTGGAACGGACGATCGCGGGTCTTCCCGGCATGCGCGGACATATCGAAAGGGTGTTCCAGACGGCGGCCACGCGGCTCCTGCCGATGCTGAACGGTCGTACCTTCGGCGATGTCGCCACGCGGGGGGATCACCCGGCCGAAGCGCGCGCCTGCCTGGACACCGAGGACCTGTGCTATTCCCTGGTGCGCTGGATCGTCGACGTCTATCACAACACGCCGCACGAGGGGCTCGGCGTCCGCACGCCGCTCCAGCAGTGGGAAAGCGATCTGATGGATGGCAATTTCCCGCTCCGGGCTGCGCCGGAGATGCGCACGAAGCGCTGCGCCTTCGGCCTTCGTCTGAACCGGCGCCTCACCCGCGAAGGGCTTCGGGTGCTCGGCGTCCGCTACCATCACGAGGCGCTCGCCGCCACGGTCATCGAGGGTGGCCACAAGACCGTCGAGCTTCGCTGGGATCCGGAGGATCTCGGCGCCGTCGAGGTCGTGATCGATGGGCAGGCGCACGAGGCCCGCGCCGTTCATGACGGCTTCGACGGGGTGGATGCCCACACCTGGATCGCGGCACGGCGGGCGCTGCGGGCGAAATCGGCCTCCCGCAAGGCCTGGGAAGAAGAGGTCGTGTTCCGCGCGCTCGATGACATCGAGGCGTTGAATACGCGCAAGCAGCTGCAGTACGGCCTGGTCGACAAGCCGATCACCGCCGAGCGCCTGAAGCATCTCGAGGAAAGCCTCTTCGCGGGGTTCCATATCACCGGCAACACCCCCAAGACCCGCACACCGCTCGATGGCGTTGGCCGGGTGATCGAACCCCGCGCCCCGGAAGAGGAGCCGCAGGCGTCGATCGCGCAGACACCGGACGCACCACGTCCCGCGCGGCCGCGGAGTTCCAATTCCTGGACGATCCGCAAGCCCGGAAGCCCAGGTTAG